The Streptomyces sp. NBC_00286 nucleotide sequence GCGGCTACGAACACTTCCGCCCGACGTCACGCCGCCAGGAGACGGAGAAGGGGAAGCTGCCGGTCTACGAGTGGTGGGAGCGCACGGAGATCGCCGAGTAGGCCCTCTTCAGTACGTGGTCCGGGCCTGGGTCCGGTTCTGGATCACACCTGGGTCCGGTGGAAGTTGAGGAAGGACCGCGAGGCGGTGGGCCCACGCTGACCCTGATAACGGGACCCGTACCGCTCAGACCCGTAAGGGAATTCGGCAGGCGAGCTCAGCCGGAACATGCACAACTGCCCGATCTTCATCCCCGGCCACAGCTTGATGGGCAGCGTGGCGAGATTGGACAGCTCAAGGGTTACGTGCCCGGAGAACCCGGGGTCGATGAACCCGGCGGTGGAATGCGTGACCAGCCCGAGCCGCCCCAGCGAACTCTTCCCCTCGAGCCTGGACGCGAGATCATCGGGCAGCGAGATCACCTCATACGTGCTCGCCAGCACGAACTCCCCGGGATGCAGGATGAACGGCTCGTCCCCGTCCGGCTCGACCAGCCGCGTCAGATCGGCCTGCTCGATGGAGGGGTCGATATGCGGGTAACGGTGATTCTCGAACACCCGGAAGTACCGGTCGAGCCGCACGTCGACGCTCGACGGCTGCACCATGGAATCGTCGTACGGAGCGATCCGGACCCGCCCGGAGTCGATCTCGGCCCGAATGTCCTTGTCAGAGAGAAGCACGACCTGAGGATACGCACGGCGTAGGGGCCCGCCACAATCCACCGAGTATCCGAGGACTGCGACGGGCCCCTATGGCCCCTACGAGGTGAAGCCGAAGCCGTGGTCCGGCCGCTACCGCTTGTCCATGGCCACGGATACGGGAACGGGTACGACGTTCCGAAGCCGGGCGCAGCGCGGACAGCGGATCAACCGGCCGGGGCCGAGGCGGTCGGCCTGCTGCATCGGAAGCTGGGCGGTGCTGAACACATGTCCTTCGGCACAACGGACAACGGTGCTGCGTTCCATCAAGTCCTCAGAGTCCCTTCCCCAAGAGCCGCGTCTGACTGACGTAAACCGCCACATTACGGGACGATCAGAACGGCCCTCCAGGCGGCACTCCGATCCCGCCCAACGCCTCTCCCACCCCTCCACCGTACGCCCCAACTCCCGCCCCACGCAGCCCCGTCCACCCACCGGGCCACCCCCGAAACGACCACAGGCCCCAGGGCATTTTCGACGCCCAGGGCCTGGCATGAGGTACAGTGAACCCGCGTTTCCGACGCCGCCCAGCGGCCGTCTTACGCGGGTGTAGTTTAATGGTAGAACATCAGCTTCCCAAGCTGAGAGCGCGAGTTCGATTCTCGTCACCCGCTCCATGACTAAGGCCCAGGTCAGAGACCCGGGCCTTTCTGCTGTGCGTCGTGATCAGTTGTCGCGTACCGGATTCGTGCCAGAAGCGCCCCGGCGGTCAACCGCCCCGAGCGGAAGAGGGGCCTGCGCCCTCCGAGCACGGACCCTCTCCGTCTGTGGCGGCGTAGTGCTCCTGCCTACACCTGGGCGCCGGACTTCCTGCGGCGTACGACGAACATCGCGCCGGCACCGGCTACCACGGCCACCCCGCCGACGATCCCAACCATTGGGAAGCGCGGAGCCGGAGCCCGTCTTCGCGAGGTTGCCGGTGATCTCCTTGGCATCGCCCTGCGGCTTCGCGCCCTCGGTGACGTCGGGCTTCTCGCCGTTCGGCTCGGAGTCCTCGCCCGGCTCGCCGCCGGCGGCGAGCACGGTGAACTCGTAGAAGTCGCCGTTGCCATAGCACGCGGACGCCTCACCCGCGTACACGGCCTGGCTCAGCGCGAACGACGAGCCCGCCGAGGCCTTGTCATCCACACGCACACGGCGGTCTACCCCGCCCTCGTTGCCCGGTGGCGCTGTACTCGGGGTCGGCGGAGCTGGGTTCGTCACTCGGAGCGTGTTCGTCGGCGGGGCCGAGCACCTGTGTAGGCCACCACCAGCAGCCTCCGCAAGGAGACCGCGCATCCGGCGGAGCAGCTCCGTGAACCCGGCCTGCGGCCGACCGGTTCGGACCGGGCCGTAGGCAATAGGCGAAGCTGAGCACTCCAGTGCGGAAGTGACATACAGGGAACGGGGGGGAACGGGGGAGGACCGAGCACGGCGGCACCGTAAGTGGCTGTGGGGGCTCTGCCTGCACGGTGCTCGTCCTGGTCATCGTCGGGTTCTCGGTCCGGGCTCCGGTGGCTCGCGGTGCGGATGACGAACGTGGTGACCGAGAAGCTCGGCTGGGGTGACGATCCGTTGCCCGCGCCGGAGGACGGGGCGGTACCCGACACCGGCACCTACGTGCCCCGCGCGGAAGCGAAGGGTTCCGCC carries:
- the dcd gene encoding dCTP deaminase, whose amino-acid sequence is MLLSDKDIRAEIDSGRVRIAPYDDSMVQPSSVDVRLDRYFRVFENHRYPHIDPSIEQADLTRLVEPDGDEPFILHPGEFVLASTYEVISLPDDLASRLEGKSSLGRLGLVTHSTAGFIDPGFSGHVTLELSNLATLPIKLWPGMKIGQLCMFRLSSPAEFPYGSERYGSRYQGQRGPTASRSFLNFHRTQV